CAACATGATTACAAAATCGTCGTAATCCACTACTAACGGCTTATTTGACACGACGAATTTCGCATATGACGTGAGGGAGTTCCATTCCAATCGAACTCTATCAATATCTATGCCCCTGGCCTCCGGTGGTCGCCTGTGGGACGCCGCTTTCCGAGTGTACTCAAAAAGGTCAAAGTCACCTGAGAACCTGTCTCCCATCACCTGAGCAGCGATAATGAACGTCTCTTCATCGACGTATTGATGCCCCAAATAAGCAAGTCGTAACTTGTAGATTATTGGGTCTTCCGACCAGAGCCAGCTAATCAGAGTTGAGACTGGTACCTTTCCCCTCTTTCCATCCATATCCCGTAAGGGCGATTCGATGTGGTAGCTCTCTAGCGCCACATCAATGAGCTCTTCGATCGCTTCAACAATCTTCATGTTCTTTACGCGCGCGAATAGCTCCAGACCATCCTTGAGATGGGGAGCAATTCGGGTCGAGAGCACGACCTTTTTGGAACGGTTAGCCATCTGCGAGCCTCTCAGAGCCTGCAAGAATTTTGCTTGCAGATCGTGTTACTTACAAATACGATGTTTACGTCCGGATGAGTATCGTACAGTCCGCCCCATCGATCAAGGATAAACAAATGAGCCAAGCAGAACAGTTCGCACCGCTATCGGTAAGCGTTGAGGATGCCGCGAGGATAGTCGGCCACTCACGTTCAGGAATCTACGAATTGATCGCAAGCGGGGATCTGAAAGCATTCAAGCTTGGACGCCGGCGCTTGATATTGATGACAGAACTAAAGGCTTGGGTCGAACGCGCAGCCAAGGAAGGTGCGCGATGAGAGGAAAAAATGTCGAGCCAGTGTTTGCACCACTGACCCGACGCATCACATCGGAATGCTTTGGGAAGCCACAGATGAGACAGACAGATTCTACTGCCCGCGCCAGGGCGAACGCCAGTGCGACTAATCACCATCGATTCGTAAGCGATACCGCGACCTCAAAAAAGCGGCAGGCATATCAAAATACAGATGTGTGGCGAAACGCCCCTCAGAAATACATCGCTGTGCGTGAAGTTTCCTAATTCAGATCTGCGGCGCTCGCCCCATAGTTCGGGCGAGCGCTCGCACCTGCCTGCGAGCTTCTGATGGCCAGAAAGAAAGGCTACAAGGTTGACTTCGGCGGCGGCCGTGTACTGGCGCTTCCATATCGGCTACTGGCTCATTCCGCATTCGACAATCTAACGCCTAAAGCGATTGCCGTACTCATAAAGCTGGCCCGAAATTACAACGGCCGGAATAACGGCGATCTCTCGTGCACCGCCGAAATGCTGGCCAAAGGAAGGCCTATGGATGCCAAAACACTCGCGTCTGCTTTACAGGAGCTTCTGGACGCCGGACTTATCGTTCGCACTCGGGCGTACAGGAAGGGGCGCGAAAAAGGAATGGCACGTTGTGCGTTGTACGCGATCACTTGGGCGGCGATAGACGAGTGCCCAGGGAAAGACCTGGAAGTGAGACCAGGTCCCCCAACATTCAAGTTCATCTGATTTCGAATTTTTCGGTGGGATTTTTTCCGCCTGCTACTGGGATTTTTTCCCACTCAGCATTGGCGAAATGTCTGGTTGCGTCCGGTCGTTCAGGCGTACCAAGCTTCTACTGGGATTTTTTCCCAGTGGTTTTCCCGTAAACCGGGGCTTTCAGGGCATAGCAGTAAACGGAAAAAATCCCAGTCTTATTAAATTACCACCACCGGGTTTATTTATATGGGCATCAAGACCTACAAACAGTCTCGCTGCACGCATGGTCACACGGTCAAATGTAAGCGTGTTGGAGGCTTCACCTTTCTTGTTCTCGACTTCCTTCCTTGGACACTGATCGGTATGTGCCGTCCATGCGCGGAGGAAGTGAGGAAGGACATGATCTACCAGGTTGAAAAGGGCAAAGGAAATTAGTCGTCTGCCCTCAAACGAAAAAGGCACCACCCTGTAACGGGGTAGTGCCTTGGTTACCACGAAGCCTTCGTAGTTCGTCAGTCGATGTCTGTAGGAGCGAACTGCTCAGCACCAGCCCGCAGCGAGCGGAGACCAATCACCGCCGCCCGGGCCACTCGGTCAATGAACCCCGTTTCCAGACTAGTGCATCGCCCTCCCATTCCCACGATCGCGAATTGGATCGCATGGAACGCCTCTGTTTCGTCGTGAGCAGCCAGTTCGGAAATCTCGACATCGAAGCAAGCGATACCCTTTTCCCAGTCCCCAGGCACGCCGTAGTTGTACCGAGGCCAATTGATGAGCCGGCCGGCATCATCGCGTTTGGTGAAGCTCAGGTCGTCCCGTGATTGAATAGAGGCACTCATTGGTCCACCTCCGCCGCGTCGAGCGCCTTCTGCATCTGCTCAACTTCGCTATCGACGTAGTTCGCCCAGTCGTACCCTAAAAAGCTGCCGAGGCTGGCCAACTCTTCAATATCGTGCGACTTGCCGTGCTTCAGGTCCTTCGTGATGGCGTTGAACAGCGCCCGCATATTGCTGATGCGTTCGTGAGTGGCGCGCAGAAGCTCAAGGGCTTCGTCGGCGATGCGAGCGGTAGGCTGGCTCATTGCACACCCCCTGCACAGATCCCGCGAAATGGAGCGGCGCCTGGCAGAACCTTCACGCTGATGTCGCCGAGGATCTTCAGTGGCGCCAACTGGGCCAGCTTGATGGTGGCCGGCAGCACCATGGTGGTGATGACCTGCCCGTGCGCGTCCAAAATTTGGATGGTATTCTGTTTGAATTGCATGACGTTCACCTTCAAGAGTCGTCGTGTGATCGCCAGGCCGCTGTTGACGCAGCGGCCTGGCACCTCTTCTCTGATGGCTCAAGTCTGAGCCACCGCTTCAACCGTTACTGCTTACCCTTCTCGCTGATCCATCCTGCCGCCCAGCTCAGCGGGTCTTTCGTACCCATCGGCTTTAGTGGCTTGCCATCCCGAGCCGCCTGCCTGCCCTCCTCCTCTGTCTCCGAGTGAATCCATACAGACGTGTGTCTAAATCCAGCTTCGCGTTGGCGCTCCTTGAAGAGCCTTTGACGATCTGCTGCCGATAGCGGCTGCTTTGTTTTTTCCTGATCCTTCATACTCACCTCGTTACCACTCACGACGAGATTGATATTGCACCCTTGTGAGTGGTAACGCAAGCAGAAGGGTGCAAAATAATTGCAGACCCGCAGCATCGGAACCCCAAGTGAGCCAAAGATGTGAACATTGATCTTATCGTGGCCTCAAGCCACCATTCGGCGATTCACACACATAGGTAGTTCAAAGTGACAGCACTGTTCGAGAAGCGCTTCGCCGAGTTGGAACAACAACTAATTCGACTGCAAAACGCCACCACGATGAGGGGCGACCCAAGAAAAGAAGGTCAGACGGAGTACCTAGCCCCAGAATCAATGCTGAATTGGTCAGTAAAGGTCAAGGCACTGCTTGAAAGGGTTTGCGGTAAAGAATCTAGTTACCTGCAGAGGTTCACTGAAGCTGATCAGAACCAAATGTTTGATATTGGCATTGCTCGTTTTGAACGTATGAGGGCTGTTTTTCTGGCGGCAAAAGAAGATTTCGAGGGCGGATATCTCAATTCGGTCCGCAATTTGGTTCAGGCTGAAGTATTCGGAAGCGAGCTCGAGCAGGCCAGCGAATTGCTTGCTGCTCAGTATGTGCCGGCGGCTGCAGTCATCGCTGGTGTTGTGTTGGAGACGAGCCTTAGAAATCTCTGCACGGAACACGGTATCACCCATGGAAGCCTCAACAGAATGAACGATGAGCTAGTCAAGGCTGGTGCCTATAACTCGCTCCAGCACAAACGCATCACCGCGATGGCGGCTATCCGCAATAGCGCCGCACACGGTAAGAAGGGTGAATTTGAGCCTGAAGATGTGAAGGGGATGCTCGATGATGTGGAGCGCTTCCTCGCCTCGACCTTGCAATGAGACTCCCTGAAGAGATGCGCGGACCTTTGCTCACATCTGGATGCCAGATATGAAAGTGGGAATTCCCACTTTGCCATTATCTGCCAGGATGCCCCGAGCTTTCGGGATATCTTCAGGCTGGGAGGTTTACTCCAATGGTGGAAACCTCGATGCGCCACCAGTGGTGGGAGACCCAGACTTCCACCACCGGTGGGAGTTACAGCCGCATCTGTCGGATGACCTGGCGCGGATCGGCGCCGACGGCTATCGCTGAGGCTGCGTCCTTGGTGAGCTGATCCGGCGCCTGCTGCTCGAAAGCATCGGCGAGCAATACGTCATCTGCTTACCTCAGTGCGGTGGCAGCCAAACTAAACCTCGCGAACATTTCCCCGATCGCAAGCAACGTTGTAATTGTCCATTGCCTCCATAAATTCTTGGGCAATGCCATAGACTGTCTCATAGTCATAACGACGACCGAGCTTCGGCGTCCAGTAGCGTCCATGTGCAAGCCAGTGCCGGTATTTGAATGCTCCTATCAACTCACCAAGCAACAGACTCGACACGCCAGTTTGCTCACGCCATAACCCTATAAGCTCATCCTCTAAACGAGCTCTATTTTCCTTTTCCTGATGAAGTGCTTTCATAGATCGTGACAATGGATCACGCCAGCGGCCATAAACACGTCTCAGATAGTCAAGCCGTATCGCCGCCTCGACAGATGAAAGAATCGATAGAGAGCTTGTTAAATTGAGTTCTGCGAGTGACCTATCGCGCACCTCGTCAACTTTGGCGTCGGCGTAGCGACTCAGGAGGGTTCGGGAGCAACCTCCAAAAAACTCGTAGATTCCAGATTGAACGTCTGCATGATGATTAGCAATCTCCTCCAAGCTCTGCTCTTCGGCAGAAAAGCTAACTCGATCAGCCATTAACGACTCCCATCAGCGCCTCGCGAAACGATTCTTTTGTCAAATCGATATAAGTGACACGAGGAGGAGCTGTGGCTATCTTCCATACCCAGGTTTCTGGAGGCGCAACGGGATCAGCCACCGCAGGGGTATCGCCGAATGTCACTCGAATCCGAGGCTCTCTCGAATCAGGCGGCACTATCAAAAATCTAGCCATGCCCCTAGGCCCCTTCATATCGACTCGCCCGCGTGCACCGATCAAAAATGTGCCAATAGGCGTCAGCTTCACAATCTGTCGTCCTAAACTGATTTGTGCTTCTTGCATGGTATACGCACCGATCAATTCCTCAGTCATGGCGATGTCCCTGAAATCGATTTTCGCCAAATTAGCAGACGTATATTCTTTAAGGCTGTCACTCACCAGCGCGTAGAGCTCATTGAGCTTAGCGAACCACATGTCCTTTTCGGTCTGAAGATCTAGACCTTGGTCACCATCACCGGACAACTCATTCTGTTTCCTGATGAACTCTTCAAATTTGTCCGTCATCTCGATCCCCTGTAGTCACGTTTCAATCGCTGGTCGAAGCTTAAACCATACGGTTATTTTTGGGCTTCCGATGTCGATATCGAGTTCATTCGTTCCTGACAGCAGGCCAGAACAGGACCATTTAATTGTGACCCTGGGTTACCTTTAGGCCTCCAGACCGAAGTGATTTTCCCTCACTTCGCTTTGCGATGAAGCGCCGAGGATTTCTCGGTGGTTCGAACCCCCTCATATCCGGGGTATTACCCCGCTGGGGGAAGATGTGCTCAAAACTGAGCACATCGAGTACGCGACACGTTTTCATAATTCGCAAAACGTGTCGCGACACCGGCCATACCGAATGGGAGGTCAGGTCCAGCCCCCAACGGGGGTTGGATCGCTCAACTTCCCCCATTGGGGGGTGTTCCTCAAGTTGAGGAAGTCCCGCCACTCCACGGCAATTTCCCCACCTTCATTGCAGGATGAATGACTGGGCTGAAAACTCAGCCGCGTATCACTTTGGATTCCGGCTACTTACTGCAACAAAATCCCTCCCCTTCTCGCCCGGCAAAACCACTATTTCAGTCCCATTCAGTCCCATTCCGTGTAGCACCTGAGGTGCACCCTAAAAACACTGGATATAAGCTCAGATCATACCTAATGTGGGTTTGAAGCCAACTCAAATCCAATCGAGGCAACCCCATGAACACAGCCAAGACCGCTCGAGGTCGACAACACAAACCGACTCGGTCAGAGGTGGCCGCCGCGTGGGGTCGCCTGCGCGACGCCGCCAGCGAAGGAAGCATCCAGGCGTCCGCCCTCCTCATCGCGCTTGCAGAAAACAAACCGGTCATTGCCATGGAATCTCCCGCCGCATGACTGAGCGCGACAAGAGCGGGAAATGGAAGCCCGGGCAATCAGGCAACCCAGGTGGACGCTCCGGGCAAACACAGGAGCTTCGCGCTCGACTTGCCGAGGGCGCTGACGCAGTTACCAAGAAGGTGCTCGCTGCTGCCAAGAAGGGCGATATGCAGGCCTGCCGATTGATCCTTGAGCGCCTTGTCCCGCCAATCAAACCGACCTCTGAGCCGGTGCAATTCGAACTCGACGACAAGGACCTGCCGAGCGCAGCCAAATCAATCATGCGTGCTGTTGCCGGCGGAAAACTCGCGCCCGACCAAGGCAAGTCGCTCATCGAAGGTTTGGGCGCCGTCGCCCGGGTGATCGAGGTCGCTGAGCTTCAAAAGGCCGTCGAAGAACTCCGCACGCAAATGGAGGGGATGCAGCAATGAGCATCAAGTCACTGAAAGCAGAACTGCAAAGGATCGCCCAGAAGATCGGCGCCGCAGATGAAACTGTGCTGCTGATTGTGCTCGCGGTGATCCGAGCAAATACCAGAGAGATCCAAGCGGAAGAAGACTTTCCGAAAACCGCCGGGCATCAAGTCGACTATCGAATTCAGGGGCGGAATGTATCGCTGTTCTTCCCCTTCGCAGAGATGGATAGCGACCAAGGTGAGCAAATGGCGAAAGCCATCATTCTTCACACTCGACAAATTGAGCGCGCCGGCCGGACAGCTCAAGTCGGCATTCTCGATATGCGCGTCGCTCCCGAGGAAGGAGCCTGGATCGTTACCTGGCCTCCTGAAGGTGTCTCGGTTGAGCAGCACGCTGCAGAGTATTACCAGCGGATCGTTGAGGCGCGCAATGAACATCCGTAACCAAATCGCCCGACTGAAGCAGGCGGCCGGCGACTCCCAATTTAGCAGCGACGTTCGGCAGATCAGTCAGCTGATGGACGAGTTGAGCGCCGAAGCCGTCGGCGGCGCCGCCGCCAGCGGGGAAGCCTCTGCTCGAAATTTTCAACGCCTCTACGCCCTCCTACCGCCCTACCCCTATCCCAAACAATCCAAAGGTAACGCAATGAAAATCGGCAAACGCTCAGTTCTCAAGGTCGGCCTGGCCAACCTCCACTACTCCGAATACGAGCACTCTCGCATTGAGGCTCACACCTTCTCTATCCAGCGCCCGGACGGGACCAAAGGTGTATGGCAAGCCGGCGGCTTGATGAAGTCAGCTCGTCAGCTTCAGACACTGGCGCTGGAGACCTTCAAAGACTTCGGCGAAGAAATCGTCTCAATCCGGGAAAACAAAGATTTCAACTCGTCCGCGATCGAGCGCTTGAGCAAAGAGAAAATCGCAGGCGTGACAGACGCCCTACTTCCTGCAATGCAGTCGGTCGCGAAGGATATGCTCACCCTGGCCGAAACCGTCACCCAAGGCTTCTCTCCTGTCACTCCGCGCGCGAGTAGCGATATCGCAGGCTTTCTC
This genomic window from Pseudomonas kribbensis contains:
- a CDS encoding helix-turn-helix domain-containing protein produces the protein MSQAEQFAPLSVSVEDAARIVGHSRSGIYELIASGDLKAFKLGRRRLILMTELKAWVERAAKEGAR
- a CDS encoding DUF4145 domain-containing protein — translated: MTALFEKRFAELEQQLIRLQNATTMRGDPRKEGQTEYLAPESMLNWSVKVKALLERVCGKESSYLQRFTEADQNQMFDIGIARFERMRAVFLAAKEDFEGGYLNSVRNLVQAEVFGSELEQASELLAAQYVPAAAVIAGVVLETSLRNLCTEHGITHGSLNRMNDELVKAGAYNSLQHKRITAMAAIRNSAAHGKKGEFEPEDVKGMLDDVERFLASTLQ
- a CDS encoding DUF5681 domain-containing protein — encoded protein: MTERDKSGKWKPGQSGNPGGRSGQTQELRARLAEGADAVTKKVLAAAKKGDMQACRLILERLVPPIKPTSEPVQFELDDKDLPSAAKSIMRAVAGGKLAPDQGKSLIEGLGAVARVIEVAELQKAVEELRTQMEGMQQ